Within the Magnetovibrio sp. genome, the region ACTTCCGTCGAGCGCACGTTGACCTTTTTGACCTTGCCTTCGTGGCCGCCGATGACCACCCAATCGCCCGGTTTGATCGGACGTTCCGCCAGCAAGATCAAACCCGAGACGAAGTTGTTGACGACGTTTTGTAAACCGAAACCAAGCCCGACCGACAACGCGCCAGCGATCAACGCCAAATTGGTCAGGTCGAGGCCGAGCACCGCGACAGCCGCCAAAAAGGCGACCACCACCCCGATGTAACCAACCCCGGTTTTGAGGGCATCGCGCACCCCCTTATCCTTGGTCAAATTCGGCAAAATGTGACGTTCGAGACCTTTTTGGATCAACCGCGTCACAAAGATGATGGCCAAGAAGATCGATAGGCCGATCAAGATGTCGACCAGCGAAAGCGTGTACGAACCGATTTGAATGCCGCGCATCAGCTTGGCCAACGACATCGCCGATTCCTCGGCGCCGAGCCCCCAGATGGGCAACAACACAAACGCCGCAACCGTCAACAAGATCAGGTCCAAGACGGTGCGCAGCCAAAACAACGTACGTTCGCCGGCTTCACTATCTAAGGCAAAGATATTGCGGATGCCGCGGCCGACGAGGCCGCCGCTGTCCAACGACATGGCCAAGCTCTCGCGACCGACGCTTCTGAGCAAGCCAAAACCCGCCAGCACCAATACGCTCATGACGATGGCGCGCATCAGATACGCCGCCAATCCCGGGTATCCGATCACCGCGGCGATCGGCAACGCCACCAGCCCCATGGTCATAAATGCACGCAGCCGGGGAAACTGCGATTCCGGCGTCTTCGCATTGGGCTCTTCGAATGCGGCTAATGCCCCCCATATGCGTGAACTCATCATCGAGATCAACAACGGCACCAGACTGAGGGTGAACAAAAACGCCGCCACGCTGCCCAGTTCTTCGGATGGGGTCGCCCATGACGTGGCTTGATACAAACCATCGAAGGTGAGAAACACACCCAAGGCCAGTTTCAAGCGAAAGCTGAGAATGCGCGAAGCGGTCTGGCCGAAATCGAGCAGATGCCATTCTTGGCGTAGCGGGGTCAGACCGGCATTGATCAAAGCGTAACCGAAAAAGAACAGCACCAAGTCTCTGACCACGCCTTCGACAACCGTCTTCAGCGGATCTTGGATCAATTCGCGATCGAACAGCAGCCCGCCGACCAGCACCACAAAAATGATCGGCGCCAACGACCGTCCGCCGCCTTCGGCCAAGCCCGCCAGCAGTCGGCGGCTGTAACTGGGCTGTTCCCCCCCCTGAACCCGACCGAACCGTCTGCGCAGCCACAGTCCCACAACCCACCCCGCAACCGCGGCCATCAGGGCAATGGTCAGGTTGCGCCACAACGACACAAGTTCGGATGGATTGGTTTGCAGTTCCATCCACCACTTTTCGGGTGCTTCGACAAATGACGCTTTGAACAACTGCGCGGCTTCCGGCGCGGCGATCACCCAGGCCTTGTGGTTGAGCGGACTGACCGAGCGATCGAACAGGACGTCTTTCAGCCGACTGCGCGAACGGGAGGTTATCTTTGCCAATGCTTGATCGACCTTGGCGATGATCAAGCCTGCCTGTTTGGCATTGCCTTCAAACGTCGACAAATCCTTGCCGAGTTCCTTGCGGCGTTTTTGGATCACTTCGGATTCGGTGTTTGCATCTTCTGCGGGCGGTGGACCCAGTGCATCCAACAGTCCCTTGCTTTGCTTGGCTTGTTTGAGCGCAGCCTCTCGCGCCGCGACGGCTGCGTCGGCGATGGTTTTCAATTCTGCGCGCAGGTCGCGCTCTTCCAAACTGCCGGTGCGTCCGCTGCCGACACGTTTTTCGATCTTTTCAACCGCGCGGTCCCAGGTCCGAGCCTGCTTGTCGAAATCAACCACCGCATCGGCGGCGATGGCCAAATGGGCAATCAGCAAGACCTGCACGAACGCCAACAGTCCGCAAAACCGAAACAACCGTTTAGCCATCGTCATATCCATTTGAACCGTCGCAAAACCACGATTTCGACCAGCACCAAAATCGCCATGATGGCGCACACCACCCAGAACGCCCACGGCGTATCGCCGCCGGGAATGCCGCCCACGTTGATGCCCAATAGCCCCGTCAGAAAACCAAGCGGCAACATGATGGTGGCGACGATGGTCAGGGTGTACATCGTGCGTTCCATGCGTTGAGAGGCCCGGTTGACCAGTTCGTCTTGAATCATGGATGAACGTTCGCGCACTTCATCCAGCTCTTCGGTCATGCGCGTGACGCGGTCAATGGTTTCGCGCAGGCGGCCTTCGACTCGGTCGTCGAGCCATTGCTCATCCAATTGCGACAACCGTACCAATGCTTCTCGTTGAGGGTTGATATATCGCCGCAAGGTGATTGCAATCCTCCGGCAATCGATGAGCTGAGTGCGCAGGTCGCGCAGGTTCAGGGGCTCGCCGGAATCGGCACCGATCAACTGACCTTCCAAATCGACCACCAAATCCCCTAGACCTTCGATGGTCGGCCCCATACGATCCGTCATTCGAGCCGCCAACCGCGCCACCAGATGTCCAGGCGTCGTCGGCCCCTTACCGGACGACAGTTGCGCGCGGATGTCTTCCACCGCCATCAGGCGGCGAAATCGGGTGGATATGACTCGATGTTCATCGATCCACATGCGGATGGAGACCATATCTTCCGGCACCGCGCCGGGGTTGAGGTTGACGCCGCGCAACACCAGCAGCACGCCGTCTTCATACCAATCGCAACGCGGCCGTGATTCTTCCGCCAGTAGACCATCGACGACGAAGGTGTCGAGTCGGCTGTGTTCTCGAAGCCAGCTTTCCGTATCCGGGTCGGCACAATCCAAATGAACCCAAGCCGCACCCTGATCTGCGGTCCAACTGTTCACACCCGCCCAGTCGATTTCTTGTCCGCTGCCACGGCCATCGAGCAGGTAGGCGCAGATCAAATGTGAATGTTCTGACATCGTTATGCGCTCCGTCGGTGCCCGTCATCGGCTGGATGGTAGCTTAAAGCGTGAAGGCGGTGAACAGTACAAATTCCATCGCCGCAGATCGGACGTTGGATCAACCGCCCACGCGAATGTGTTTTTCCGACAGCCACCCCGAAACCGTGGGCAGTTGGATCAATGCCCAGCCGTCTCTATGTTCAACGACGAAGCCTGAGTAGACGCCCTTGGCGACACGCCCCATCACCGTGCATTGCGCACCGCCGCACGAACGTACCCGTAGCGTCGATGCGTTGATGGTGATTTTTTGTGATTGCGGTAATTGACGCATGCTACGTTCGAGGACATCCGCTCGCGATGAAAACAAAGCCGCTTTTGCCTCGTTTTTGGGCGGCAAATTCAAAGCGAAGGACTGGGCCAATGGCCACAAATTAGGGCCCTTGGGCCCAAGGGCGAAGGCCGATAACACAGCCCCCTCGCAACGGGGCAAATGTGCCACCGCCAAGCGCGCCGACCAACCTGAATTTTCGAGATAAGGGTGAACAGCCTTGGCGACATCCGGACGGGCATTTTTCACCGCCACATTGGCCACAATCTTGTCGCACACCGCCAGCACCACTTTGGACATGGACATGCCGAGTAGCTGATGGCCGGCCCACCCGCTCGCCGTTAACACATCGTCATTGTTCAATTGGCGCGCCGTCAACGCCGTCGGGTTGTCGCCGCCGATGGCGACGGCATCCATATATCCATATGTACCGGAAATCTGCGGCCAATCGACGAGAGGGCTCATGTTCTCTGCGGGATATGAATCGACCTCCACCAATTGCGGTGGCTGCGGTGGAGGTGCGGTCGGGGGCAAAGTTTGCGATCCATTTTCTAAATGCGCCCGGTTTGCAGCACTTGCGTTCTTTATCTCTTGGATCGACAACTCTATCGTTGCTGGAACACTGGCATCGTTATTTTTGACAAGGTAAGCGGCTACCCCGCCGATCACACAGCTGGCGACAAAAGCCCCGCCGAACCAGGGAAGAAAACGTCCGTAGCGTTCCATCGGCCGCATACGCTGCGACGCCGCTCGACCACGATTCGCAAACCGATCGTCGGCCCTCAAATTTGATCGATTATCCCCTTGCTTCATGGCGTTATGGTGCCCGCAGGCGCGCTTTATGGCAAGAAATTCCGCTTATCAGCCATACTGGTTCGGACCATCAACGGAGGGGCGGATTCATGGGCAACCCAAACCGCACTGCTTAAAATCGCATTGCGCTTTTCGTCGTCACCGACCCATGCCGCGCGCTGAACTGGAAAATTTGTCGTCCTTGCGTCGATGAACGACATCGCCGGGTCATCGGTTGTATCGACCAGCGGCCAAGCGACAACCGCCAAAGCACCGGCGATCGATAGTGGAAATATCAAACGCATTGCCTTCGTCCCCTGTACTTCACGCAATTTCCATTTTCGATAGATCCATTCAACACCGTCTTTGCGTCGGCGGCAGGGCGTGAATGAGGCGATTTGCAGGCGCGCACACCAGACACGAAAAAGCCGGGCCAAACCGGGCCCGGCTTCAACGATATGAAATGAAACGACGCTTAGATGACCTTGCGCATCTCGATCACGAACTTATCCATTTCCGTGCCGAGAACTTCGGCCTGTTTGGACAATTCGCCCGCAGCGCCCAAGACGTCATGAGCACTGTGACCGGTTTCGTTCGCTGCCTGGGTAACTTGAACGATGTTCGTCGTCACTTCGGTGGTACCCGAAGAGGCCTGTTCCACGTTGCGCGCAATTTCTTGCGTCGCTGCGCCCTGCTCTTCGACCGCCGCCGCGATGGCCGAGGTGATCTCGTTCATCTTGTTGATGGTGCCGCCGATGGATCCGATGACCGTAACCGCATCCTGCGTAGCGCTTTGGATACCGCCGATTTGCGCGGAGATTTCCTCGGTCGCCTTGGCCGTCTGGTTGGCAAGGTTTTTCACTTCCGACGCCACCACCGCGAAGCCCTTACCGGCTTCACCGGCACGTGCCGCTTCGATGGTCGCGTTCAAGGCCAGCAAGTTGGTTTGATCGGCGATGTCGGTGATCAGAGCCACAACCTCGCCGATTTTCTGCGCGGCCGTCGCCAAGCCTTGGACCTTTTCGTTGGCGCCATCGACTTCGACCACGGCAGCACCAGCGATCTGCGTCGACTGCGCAACTTGGCGGGAAATTTCGCTGATCGAGCTGGACAGCTCTTCCGCAGCGGATGCAACCGTTTGCACGTTGGTGGATGCTTCTTCAGCGGCAGAAGCAACCGTCGTCGCTTGTTGGCTGGTGGCTTGCGCCGTGCTTTCCATGCCCTGCGCGGTGGATTGCAGCTCAGTCGCTGCAGATGCAACGGTATCGACCACGTGCTTCATGTTGGTTTCAAAATCGTCTGCAACGGCAGAGAAGTTCTTGACCTTCAATGCAATCGCCTCGGTCGCGCCGTTGAACACGTTGGCGGCGTTGAGGAACGTGCCCTTCATGCCGCCCGGCAGGATCCGGCGGAAATATTTGTTGCGCGACACGTATTCCTGACACGCCATGGATTCACGGACATATGCGTCGCAACGGTCGATCATCGAGTTGATGGTCTGCTGCATTTCGCCCAAATCGCCGCCTTCGACGATGCCGATAATACGCGCTTCGAAATCGCCTTCGTCGATGCGTTTGCACACATCGATGGTGCGGCGAAATTCCTTATTGGCCTTGGTCAGCAACAATAAACCACCTATGGCGCTCAAGACCCCGATGCCGATGACGATTTCGTTGACGAACGTCGGCGCGCCGGCCAAGACCGTAGCTTCGGCGGCGATAGCGGACGCCGCGGTGACGATGATCGCGATTTTAGCTTTGGAGAGAGAAGATGAACTCATCGTACGCGACCCCCTTTTCCTCAAGAATTTTCAGCAGCGTGTCATAAGCTTCGTTCATGCCGTCCTTGCGGTTGGCATGGCTGTTTTCAATATCGAGCAATTTCTTGTAGAGCGGCATAATCACGTTTTCGAGAACCTTGCGGTCCGCCGTGCGACGATTGGAATGATAGCCGACGATCTTGCCGTTGGTATCGAAACTGGGCGTAACGTGCGCCAGAACCCAATAATGATCGCCGTTTTTCGAGCGGTTGACCACATAGGCAAACAGCTCTTTGCCGGACGAAATCGTGTCCCACAGCAGCTTAAAGACTGCGCGTGGCATATCCGGATGACGAATGACCGAGTGCGGTTGGCCGATGGTTTCCGCTTCCGTCATGCCTGCAAGACGCAAAAAAACGTCGTTTGCGTAAACGAGACGGCCGGTGGGATCGGTTTTGCTGACGATGATTTCGTCATCGTCGAAAAAACGCTCAACTCCGGTAAGAGTTTCATTTCGTGCCATTGAACAGTTCCAAATCCCTCAAAATTGCACATAAAAACAACTCAGCACTTTACGCCGCCATCCCCATTTCAGCGTAAAACTCAGCAATTGCATGCTCTTGGGGCTATCAGATCCGTCTGGTAAGACCACTTTCACCCTTTATACTACCACTAAGGTATAATGCGCGTGTGTTAACGCAAGATAAACAATAAGTTACTTGCATCATTACACTTGATCTCGGCAAAATTCAGCGAACATCGGAACCGGGACCCGAAAGCATACGGTTGTATGTACATCAATTTGGCGTTTATTCAAGTGCGCAGTTGACCCCCGGTGGATTTTCCCACGCTAGCGACAACTTTTGTAGCTACGGCTTCGATCTCTTCATCCGTCATGGTCTTGTCGAACGGCTGCAACGTCACCTGGATGGCCACGGACTTTTTGCCCTCCGCCACGCCTTGGCCCTGATAGACGTCGAACAACTGCACGTCGCTGATCAGGCCTTTCTCGGCGCCCAGAGCCGCCCGCACGATTTGCGCGGCCTCGACGGTTTCATCGACCAAGAACGCAAAATCACGCTCTACAGACTGAAACGCCGACAGCTTGACCAATGGACGGGCTTGGCTCTTTTTCGCCTTAGACTGTGGCAAGTTGTCGAGAAACACCTCAAACGCCACCACCGGGCCTTTGACGCCCATCTTTTTCAGCGTGCCGGGATGGACCTCGCCAAAATTCGCCAGCACCGTTTTGGGGCCGAGATGCAAACTGCCCGAACGCCCCGGGTGATACCAGCCGGGGCCGCCCGCTTCGGCGGGGAAGACCTGCAGATTATCGACCGGCGCGCCTGCTGCCGACAACGCCGCGATGGCGTCGGCCTTGGCGTCGAACGCATCGACGTTGCGCGGCGGACCTGCCCAGTTGCGCCCCACCGCTTGACCCGAGCGCACACCGGCGGCGACCAAGGTCTGGTCGTCGACGCCGTCGCCCGCAAACTGCGGACCGACTTCAAACAGCGTGCCATCGTGAGAACCGCGCGCGTCGTTGCGCCCAAGCGCCGCAATCAGGTTGGGCAGCAAGCACGGGCGCATGACGTCGAGATCCGCTGAAATCGGATTGCTCAGCCGCAAGCTCTCGGGCACGCCGCCGTCGCCGGCGAACAACTCCGCATGGGTGCTGGGCAGGAACGAATAGGTCACCGCCTCGACCAAACCACGGCCCGCCAAGGTGCGGCGCACGCCGCGCCGACGGCGCATCACCGGACTGACCGCCGGGTGAGGCAATGCATCGGTGCGCTCCATCGAAACGTGGGGGATGTTGTGATAGCCGTGTACGCGGACGATTTCCTCGACCACGCAGGCTTCGCCGACCATGTCGCCACGCCACGCGGGAGCTTCGACCTGCCAGCTATCCGCGCCCTTATGAACGATGAAGCCGAGCACCGTGAGAATGCGTTCCATTTCCGCTTCGTCGACCTCGACGCCGGTCAAGCCTTTGACGCGCGCCGGGCGAAAATCGATTTTGAGCCGCCAATCGGGGCCGTCGCCGGCAACGATGGTGTTGGACGGTTCGCCGCCGCACAGCTGCAAAATCAAACGGGTGGCGTTTTCGCACCCATCGACGGCGAAATCGTTGTCGATGCCACGCTCGAACCGATAGCGCGCATCACTCATCAGGTTGAGTTTGCGCCCGGTCGCCGCGGTGCGCACCGGATCGAAAATGGCGCTTTCGATGAACACGTTGACGGTGTCTTCGGTGCAGCCGCTTTCTTCGCCACCCATCACGCCCGCAAGCGCTTCGGCTTTGGCGTCGTCGGCGATCACGCACATCTCTTCGTCGATGGCATATTCCTTGCCATCAAGCGCCAGCAGTTTTTCGCCCGCACGGCCCAGCCGCGCGGTGATGTTGCCGCTGACCTTGTCGGCGTCGAACACGTGCAACGGGCGGCCAAGATCGAAGGTCGAATAGTTGGTGATGTCGACCAGCGCCGAAATCGGGCGCAGACCAATCGCCAGCAGGCGGTCCTGCATCCACTTCGGCGACGGGCCGTTTTTGACGCCGCGCACATAGCGCCCGGCAAATTGCGAGCACGCGGTTTCGGCACCGGCCGGGAAGTCGAGCTTGACGTCGATGGGGCTGTCGAAAACGCCTTTAACGGCTTCGATCCCATGGGGCTTCAAGGTCCCCAAGCCGCTGGCGGCGAGATCGCGGGCGATGCCGCGCACGCCCAGGCAGTCGCCACGGTTGGGCGTGATGGCGATTTCGATCACCGGATCGGCGAGGCCCATGACATCGACGGCGCGGGCACCGACTTCGGCGCTTGGGTCCAGGTCGACGATACCGGTGTGCTCGTCCGACAAGCCCATTTCGCGTTCCGACAACATCATGCCCTTGCTGTCCACACCGCGAATGGTCGCATCCTTCAGCGTCACGTCCAGGCCCGGCACGTACATGCCGGACGCACCGAACACGCCCTTCAGGCCTTTGCGCGCGTTGGGCGCACCGCACACGACTTGAAGAATTTCACGACCGTTGTTGACCTTGAGAATTTGCAGCTTGTCGGCGTCGGGATGCTTTTCGGCTTCCAGCACTTCGCCGACGACGAAGCCTTCCAAACCTTCGGCACGGTCTTCGACGCCTTCGACTTCCAAACCCAACATCGTCAGACGTTCGACCACTTGGTCCAAGGTCGCGTCGGTGTCGAGATGATCTTTGAGCCAGCTCAGCGTGAATTTCATTGGTTCAACCCTCCCACCATCGACGGCACATCCAAGGCCTGGAATCCGTAATGACGCAACCAGCGCAGATCCGATTCATAGAACGTGCGCAGATCGGGTATGCCGTATTTCAGCATCGCCAAGCGCTCGATGCCGATGCCGAAGGCGAAGCCCTGATACTTGGTGGAATCGATGCCGCAGTTTTCCAAAACCTTGCCGTTGACCATGCCGCAGCCGAGAATTTCCAGCCAGTCTTCACCATGGCCGATCTTGAACTCGCCGCCCTTACGCGAACAGCCGATGTCGACTTCCGCAGACGGTTCGGTGAACGGGAAATAGCTGGGGCGGAACCGCACCGGCAGCTCGTCGACGCCGAAAAAGGCCCGGCAAAAATCGATCAGGCAACCCTTGAGGTGCCCCATGTGGGTGGTTTCATCCACCACCAAGCCCTCGATCTGATGAAACATCGGCGAGTGGGTGGCGTCGTAATCGCAGCGGTAC harbors:
- a CDS encoding mechanosensitive ion channel domain-containing protein; the encoded protein is MAKRLFRFCGLLAFVQVLLIAHLAIAADAVVDFDKQARTWDRAVEKIEKRVGSGRTGSLEERDLRAELKTIADAAVAAREAALKQAKQSKGLLDALGPPPAEDANTESEVIQKRRKELGKDLSTFEGNAKQAGLIIAKVDQALAKITSRSRSRLKDVLFDRSVSPLNHKAWVIAAPEAAQLFKASFVEAPEKWWMELQTNPSELVSLWRNLTIALMAAVAGWVVGLWLRRRFGRVQGGEQPSYSRRLLAGLAEGGGRSLAPIIFVVLVGGLLFDRELIQDPLKTVVEGVVRDLVLFFFGYALINAGLTPLRQEWHLLDFGQTASRILSFRLKLALGVFLTFDGLYQATSWATPSEELGSVAAFLFTLSLVPLLISMMSSRIWGALAAFEEPNAKTPESQFPRLRAFMTMGLVALPIAAVIGYPGLAAYLMRAIVMSVLVLAGFGLLRSVGRESLAMSLDSGGLVGRGIRNIFALDSEAGERTLFWLRTVLDLILLTVAAFVLLPIWGLGAEESAMSLAKLMRGIQIGSYTLSLVDILIGLSIFLAIIFVTRLIQKGLERHILPNLTKDKGVRDALKTGVGYIGVVVAFLAAVAVLGLDLTNLALIAGALSVGLGFGLQNVVNNFVSGLILLAERPIKPGDWVVIGGHEGKVKKVNVRSTEVETFQRASVIIPNADLIATPVVNWTHKNILGRVEVMVGVAYGTDPRLVKSVLLDCAKSHPNVMGYPEPSVLFTDFADSSLNFELRAFLSDVEQRLQTGSDIRFAIHDAFKEKGIEIPFPQRVLHMAPATPAPSVEPGTDV
- a CDS encoding methyl-accepting chemotaxis protein, which encodes MSSSSLSKAKIAIIVTAASAIAAEATVLAGAPTFVNEIVIGIGVLSAIGGLLLLTKANKEFRRTIDVCKRIDEGDFEARIIGIVEGGDLGEMQQTINSMIDRCDAYVRESMACQEYVSRNKYFRRILPGGMKGTFLNAANVFNGATEAIALKVKNFSAVADDFETNMKHVVDTVASAATELQSTAQGMESTAQATSQQATTVASAAEEASTNVQTVASAAEELSSSISEISRQVAQSTQIAGAAVVEVDGANEKVQGLATAAQKIGEVVALITDIADQTNLLALNATIEAARAGEAGKGFAVVASEVKNLANQTAKATEEISAQIGGIQSATQDAVTVIGSIGGTINKMNEITSAIAAAVEEQGAATQEIARNVEQASSGTTEVTTNIVQVTQAANETGHSAHDVLGAAGELSKQAEVLGTEMDKFVIEMRKVI
- a CDS encoding PAS domain-containing protein — protein: MARNETLTGVERFFDDDEIIVSKTDPTGRLVYANDVFLRLAGMTEAETIGQPHSVIRHPDMPRAVFKLLWDTISSGKELFAYVVNRSKNGDHYWVLAHVTPSFDTNGKIVGYHSNRRTADRKVLENVIMPLYKKLLDIENSHANRKDGMNEAYDTLLKILEEKGVAYDEFIFSLQS
- a CDS encoding zinc transporter ZntB; this encodes MSEHSHLICAYLLDGRGSGQEIDWAGVNSWTADQGAAWVHLDCADPDTESWLREHSRLDTFVVDGLLAEESRPRCDWYEDGVLLVLRGVNLNPGAVPEDMVSIRMWIDEHRVISTRFRRLMAVEDIRAQLSSGKGPTTPGHLVARLAARMTDRMGPTIEGLGDLVVDLEGQLIGADSGEPLNLRDLRTQLIDCRRIAITLRRYINPQREALVRLSQLDEQWLDDRVEGRLRETIDRVTRMTEELDEVRERSSMIQDELVNRASQRMERTMYTLTIVATIMLPLGFLTGLLGINVGGIPGGDTPWAFWVVCAIMAILVLVEIVVLRRFKWI
- the pheT gene encoding phenylalanine--tRNA ligase subunit beta, whose protein sequence is MKFTLSWLKDHLDTDATLDQVVERLTMLGLEVEGVEDRAEGLEGFVVGEVLEAEKHPDADKLQILKVNNGREILQVVCGAPNARKGLKGVFGASGMYVPGLDVTLKDATIRGVDSKGMMLSEREMGLSDEHTGIVDLDPSAEVGARAVDVMGLADPVIEIAITPNRGDCLGVRGIARDLAASGLGTLKPHGIEAVKGVFDSPIDVKLDFPAGAETACSQFAGRYVRGVKNGPSPKWMQDRLLAIGLRPISALVDITNYSTFDLGRPLHVFDADKVSGNITARLGRAGEKLLALDGKEYAIDEEMCVIADDAKAEALAGVMGGEESGCTEDTVNVFIESAIFDPVRTAATGRKLNLMSDARYRFERGIDNDFAVDGCENATRLILQLCGGEPSNTIVAGDGPDWRLKIDFRPARVKGLTGVEVDEAEMERILTVLGFIVHKGADSWQVEAPAWRGDMVGEACVVEEIVRVHGYHNIPHVSMERTDALPHPAVSPVMRRRRGVRRTLAGRGLVEAVTYSFLPSTHAELFAGDGGVPESLRLSNPISADLDVMRPCLLPNLIAALGRNDARGSHDGTLFEVGPQFAGDGVDDQTLVAAGVRSGQAVGRNWAGPPRNVDAFDAKADAIAALSAAGAPVDNLQVFPAEAGGPGWYHPGRSGSLHLGPKTVLANFGEVHPGTLKKMGVKGPVVAFEVFLDNLPQSKAKKSQARPLVKLSAFQSVERDFAFLVDETVEAAQIVRAALGAEKGLISDVQLFDVYQGQGVAEGKKSVAIQVTLQPFDKTMTDEEIEAVATKVVASVGKSTGGQLRT